Proteins encoded by one window of Rutidosis leptorrhynchoides isolate AG116_Rl617_1_P2 chromosome 7, CSIRO_AGI_Rlap_v1, whole genome shotgun sequence:
- the LOC139859938 gene encoding uncharacterized protein, with product MGFHHRWIRWIKACLFSAKASILVNGSPSLEIQIGRGLRQGDPLSPFLFIIGMEGLKAAINDVIDATLYFPIGLTREKTQIKWPFINDSQTLDGCNLRMCVGNGQSAKFWLDPWHNNIPVDVSFPRLFNLEINKYCKVVDRINIPITSYSWRRMPRGGVESLQLQSFFDIVSNAHLVNDQDQWCWDGFPFGYYSVAPARLLIDKQDHASYTHPTFWCRFVPIKINVFIWCFRLRRLPTRINLLAKGLNFDNGACSMCSISLEDDLHVFVSCDTAKLIWSRVGT from the exons ATGGGGTTCCACCATCGTTGGATTCGTTGGATCAAAGCTTGTCTTTTTTCTGCAAAAGCTTCCATTTTAGTTAATGGTAGCCCATCTTTGGAAATTCAGATTGGTAGAGGTCTAAGACAAGGGGACCCTTTGTCTCCCTTTCTCTTCATTATCGGTATGGAAGGTTTGAAAGCGGCGATTAATGATGTTATTGATGCAACTTTGTACTTTCCTATTGGGTTGACACGAGAGAAAACACAAATAAAGTGGCCCTTT ATAAATGATTCGCAAACATTAGATGGATGCAACTTAcgaatgtgtgttggtaatggccAATCTGCAAAATTTTGGTTAGATCCTTGGCATAATAACATTCCAGTTGATGTTTCTTTCCCTCGTCTCTTTAACcttgaaataaataaatattgtaaagtGGTGGATAGAATTAATATTCCGATTACAAGTTATTCTTGGCGCAGAATGCCTCGTGGTGGTGTAGAATCGCTTCAGCTTCAATCCTTCTTTGACATTGTTTCGAACGCTCATCTTGTCAATGATCAAGATCAATGGTGCTGGGATGGCTTTCCTTTCGGGTATTACAGTGTTGCACCTGCTCGGCTTTTGATTGACAAACAGGATCACGCCTCATATACACATCCTACTTTTTGGTGTAGATTTGTGCCTATAAAAATTAATGTATTCATATGGTGTTTCAGGCTTCGTCGTCTCCCGACTCGAATTAATTTATTGGCAAAAGGTTTAAACTTCGATAATGGAGCTTGCAGTATGTGCTCTATCAGTTTAGAAGATGACTTACATGTTTTTGTGTCATGTGATACGGCTAAGCTTATTTGGAGTAGAGTGGGTACTTAG